ACTATGTGTTTCTTGAAAGTGAAGTTTTCAGACATTAGAACTACAATATGCCACTCAATACGGAACCATTAAAATACATTCATATTATATAAAACACAGAATTTAGATGTCTCGGATATTCATCCTTTATGTATAGAATTTATGACAATATGAAAATAATTTATTCGAGCTTACCACCCTTTCTTTCGATCAAGGCCTTTCTGTCCTTGTCCAAGTGCAACTTGGTGATGACAACCTTGGATGGGTGAATGTTGATTGGGACGGAAGCACCGTTGGacttttccttttgtaACTTTTCGATTTGGACAGCGAACTTCAATCTGTAGACGGAGTTGATCTTACCTTCGGAACCCTTCTTGGAACCTCTGACAACCAagacttcatcttcctttCTGATTGGCAAGGACTTGATGTTGTACTGTTCTCTTAATTCTTTAGACAATGGAGCAGATAACAaagctcttctttccaCAGAGGAGGAAGTGAAGTAAGCTTTTCTGGCTTTAgaacgagaagaagaaacgtCTAGAAAACTGTTAGTATACTGTTTGGTCTTATTGGTATAAAGCTGTAACATGAATCGTGGAGTCGAGCTGAGTACttattgaacaagttcgAACGTTAGGTATATGGATGAAGTCACTCTGGATATCTCTGCAATGAAAAGATTTCAACTGGTCATTGGGAACTTGAGATGGGGACTTGAATTGCGATGTCTTGATaaaaatcttcaaaatttaTGATAACACTTGGAAAGACAATGACACTACAGGATTCACTAGGTTGAATACCTTCATCTTTAGTTGATATCTAACAACTGCTTGGACAATATTATTTGACTTGGAAGCTACaattttgtcttttttcgTATGGATAAAGTGATCACTGCTCAACTTGGATTCATTTCatcgatatcttcaaataGGGAATGTCAAAACCTATTCAACTCTCAAGACTCTATCCACGACTATACTGTATTCCGCATTCTTGAATCGATATTTACCTTGACTGATTTTGGCCATCTTTAATGATACTAGTACTTAGCAAAAAGGAGTTACCTAAACCTCACAAAGTGTTTTTAATAAAATTAAATTTTCACCATACTAGCAGAATCCAGGTGAAAATTGTTGCTCACAGTGTGAAGGCTATAGGCAGTCTCAGCGCTGTAGGGAGAAAAATTTTCGGAAGCGAAGTGCGAGTACCAGATTGAGGGCGGAAGCCCTAATATTTTCATTGGCACATGACTAATTTGAGAGACtaatgggtgcaaatttcCCTTGACCAACAAATACGTACTAGCATTCAGGCTGATGGAGCTAAAAGT
This Scheffersomyces stipitis CBS 6054 chromosome 3, complete sequence DNA region includes the following protein-coding sequences:
- the RPL26A gene encoding 60S ribosomal protein L26, encoding MAKISQDVSSSRSKARKAYFTSSSVERRALLSAPLSKELREQYNIKSLPIRKEDEVLVVRGSKKGSEGKINSVYRLKFAVQIEKLQKEKSNGASVPINIHPSKVVITKLHLDKDRKALIERKGGKLE